In the Wyeomyia smithii strain HCP4-BCI-WySm-NY-G18 chromosome 2, ASM2978416v1, whole genome shotgun sequence genome, one interval contains:
- the LOC129721440 gene encoding cuticle protein CP14.6-like encodes MANFLAFYLLLLAVVLSRAVPAPPDASATIVKQEQEVNPDGTFSYAFETSNGIKASASSSDGSKITGEYSYTGPDGVLYMVRYVADETGFHPEGAHIPK; translated from the exons ATGGCCAATTTTCTC GCTTTCTACCTGCTGCTATTGGCCGTAGTTCTGAGTCGAGCAGTACCAGCACCGCCGGATGCAAGCGCTACCATTGTGAAACAGGAGCAGGAGGTGAATCCGGACGGGACGTTCAGCTATGCGTTCGAGACGAGCAACGGAATCAAAGCGAGCGCTTCAAGTTCGGATGGGTCCAAAATAACGGGCGAGTATTCGTACACTGGTCCCGATGGAGTGCTGTACATGGTGCGGTACGTGGCAGACGAAACAGGATTCCATCCGGAAGGAGCCCATATTCCCAAATGA